TTTGGTGCCAGCTTGGCACGTTTAACCCAACTCCTTCCTTTAGATAAGCAAATGAAATTAGGAGCCGCAATCGGCCGCTTGGTAAAAAAACTTATCAGCCGTCGTGTTAATATAGCAAAACGAAATTTAGAGATCTGTTTTCCTGATATGCCAGAGGCAGAACGAGAACGCCTGCTTGAACGTAATATTGAAGAGATCGGTAAAGCTATTTTCGATATTACTAATGCTTGGTGGTGGTCAGACGAGAAAGTTCAACGCCATATGACGATTAAAGGCCAAGCGCATATAGCTCAAACCATTGCAGATGGTCACGGCGTCATCTTATTTGCTGTACATTGCTTACCACTTGAAATGGGGGCCAGAATATTTGGGCAATTCCACCCCGGAGTCGGTGTTTACCGCCCGCATAAGAATCCCGTAATGGAGTACCTACAAGTAAAGGGACGTCTAAGGTCTAACAAAGCACTTGTGCCTAAAAGCAATCTTCGTCAAATGGTTAAGAGCCTTCGCAATCTTGATGTGATCTGGTATACCGCGGATCAAGACTTCGGACGTTCCAGCGCAACCTTTGTTCCTTTTTATGCGATGCCCGATGCAGCAACGATCACAGGTGCAAGTACCCTCGCTCACCTTGGGAAAGCAAAAGTGTTGCCATTTAGTGTAATACGTAATGCTGATGATAAAGGCTATACCATAGAAATAATGCCACCACTCGATAACTTCCCGAGCAAAGATCACGTTGCAGACGCAAAACGAGGCAATACCATTATCGAACAAATCATTGATAAAGATAGGGCTCAATATATGTGGTTACACAGACGATTTAAAACTCGCCCAAATCAAGATTCGCCTTCCGTCTATAAATAATGTTATGCAGTATTGATATACTCGAATAACGAGCTTAAAACAACGCTATAGGCTCTCAATATAATTTGCTAATAGTTTGCTCACCAGCGGCTATTAGCAAAATTACTTGCA
This Moritella sp. 5 DNA region includes the following protein-coding sequences:
- the lpxL gene encoding LpxL/LpxP family Kdo(2)-lipid IV(A) lauroyl/palmitoleoyl acyltransferase; protein product: MIKKAQFANKLLHPKYWSLWFGASLARLTQLLPLDKQMKLGAAIGRLVKKLISRRVNIAKRNLEICFPDMPEAERERLLERNIEEIGKAIFDITNAWWWSDEKVQRHMTIKGQAHIAQTIADGHGVILFAVHCLPLEMGARIFGQFHPGVGVYRPHKNPVMEYLQVKGRLRSNKALVPKSNLRQMVKSLRNLDVIWYTADQDFGRSSATFVPFYAMPDAATITGASTLAHLGKAKVLPFSVIRNADDKGYTIEIMPPLDNFPSKDHVADAKRGNTIIEQIIDKDRAQYMWLHRRFKTRPNQDSPSVYK